GCTAAAGTCATGCAAAGCTTTCTTGTTTTTTGCTAGATCTTTTATCAAAATTTTACCTTTTAATTTACACTAAATACACTACTGCCACTGCCACTTAGAAATTTATCTCTAAACTCATTCATCTGTGGATAGAGGTTAAAACATGGCGCAAAAAGATCGTTTAACTCCCCATTTTTATAAATTTCAAGTAGCTTTTTGCTCTTTAAATTTTGCATCTTTTTTGCAACATTAACGTCTATATATTGTAAGAAATTGCTTCTAAATTCTTGATAAACCATAGGTGTAGAGCAAAAAACATTTGGTGTGAAAATATTTAAATTTGGTACTTCATCGTCAAATTCTTCTATGATCTCGCCTATGCCGCTCACATTTGCTGCCTTGTAGCCACTCACAAAAAAAGCTACATCTGCGCCAATATTGGCAGCGATTTGCATTAGCTTTTCACGTTTTATATTTAAATTTAGCTCGTCATTTACCATAAGTAAAAAGGTGGCGGCGTTTGAACTGCCTCCTCCTAGACCAGCACCTATTGGGATTTGTTTGTTGATGATGATTTTATGAGAGCTAAAAAACTCATCTAGCTCGTTTAAAAAGCCAGCTTTTTTTAGCTCGTCTATCGCTTTTTGGATGATGTTTTCTTTTATCTCTTTGTTGTTGCATTCGATAGTAAAAGAATTTGACTTTTCAAAATAAATTTCATCAAAAAGCTGCTCACAGAGGATAAAGCGCGATAAAATTTCGTGGTAGCTGCCTCTAGTGCCAACTATCTTTAAAAATATATTTATCTTTGCAAAGCTTTTCATTTCTCGATTTTTTTAGCTAGCTCATGAATATCGGCTTCACTTGCAGTTTTTGTGGCATGGATATTTTCGTTTTTGATATCGTTTGCTAGTTCGCTTCTTAGTATCATTGTGTTTCGTGGCGCTTCGATACCGAGTTTAACAGTATTTTTTGAAATATTTACTATGACAACTTTTATGTCATTTCCTATTAAAATTTCTTCATTTTCTTTTCTTGCTAGGATTAACATTTTTCAACCTTATTTAGAGTGTAATTTATAGTATCATCCGTGATTTGGATTACGCTCATAAATTTATCAT
This window of the Campylobacter concisus genome carries:
- a CDS encoding 4-(cytidine 5'-diphospho)-2-C-methyl-D-erythritol kinase translates to MKSFAKINIFLKIVGTRGSYHEILSRFILCEQLFDEIYFEKSNSFTIECNNKEIKENIIQKAIDELKKAGFLNELDEFFSSHKIIINKQIPIGAGLGGGSSNAATFLLMVNDELNLNIKREKLMQIAANIGADVAFFVSGYKAANVSGIGEIIEEFDDEVPNLNIFTPNVFCSTPMVYQEFRSNFLQYIDVNVAKKMQNLKSKKLLEIYKNGELNDLFAPCFNLYPQMNEFRDKFLSGSGSSVFSVN
- the csrA gene encoding carbon storage regulator CsrA — translated: MLILARKENEEILIGNDIKVVIVNISKNTVKLGIEAPRNTMILRSELANDIKNENIHATKTASEADIHELAKKIEK